A stretch of Physeter macrocephalus isolate SW-GA chromosome 6, ASM283717v5, whole genome shotgun sequence DNA encodes these proteins:
- the ATP5MC2 gene encoding ATP synthase F(0) complex subunit C2, mitochondrial isoform X2, translated as MYACAKFISTSSLIRRTSPLLNRSLSAVVLKRPETLTDENHSSLAARRPPTTSLIPSRSFQTSAISRDIDTAAKFIGAGAATVGVAGSGAGIGTVFGSLIIGYARNPSLKQQLFSYAILGFALSEAMGLFCLMVAFLILFAM; from the exons ATGTACGCTTGCGCCAAGTTCATCTCCACCTCCTCCTTG ATCAGGAGAACCTCTCCACTATTGAACCGATCACTGTCTGCAGTGGTGCTGAAACGACCAGAGACACTGACAGATGAG AACCACAGCAGCTTGGCAGCCCGACGTCCCCCGACCACCTCACTTATTCCTAGCCGCAGTTTCCAAACCAGTGCCATTTCAAGGGACATTGACACAGCTGCCAAGTTCATTGGAGCTGGGGCTGCCACAGTAGGGGTGGCTGGCTCTGGGGCTGGAATTGGGACTGTGTTTGGGAGCCTCATCATTGGTTATGCCAG gaACCCTTCTCTGAAGCAACAGCTATTCTCCTACGCCATTCTGGGCTTTGCCCTCTCAGAAGCCATGGGACTCTTTTGCCTGATGGTGGCCTTTCTCATCCTCTTCGCCATGTGA
- the ATP5MC2 gene encoding ATP synthase F(0) complex subunit C2, mitochondrial isoform X1, which translates to MNASQAFPASCPMKIRRTSPLLNRSLSAVVLKRPETLTDENHSSLAARRPPTTSLIPSRSFQTSAISRDIDTAAKFIGAGAATVGVAGSGAGIGTVFGSLIIGYARNPSLKQQLFSYAILGFALSEAMGLFCLMVAFLILFAM; encoded by the exons ATGAATGCTTCCCAGGCATTCCCCGCCTCGTGTCCCATGAAG ATCAGGAGAACCTCTCCACTATTGAACCGATCACTGTCTGCAGTGGTGCTGAAACGACCAGAGACACTGACAGATGAG AACCACAGCAGCTTGGCAGCCCGACGTCCCCCGACCACCTCACTTATTCCTAGCCGCAGTTTCCAAACCAGTGCCATTTCAAGGGACATTGACACAGCTGCCAAGTTCATTGGAGCTGGGGCTGCCACAGTAGGGGTGGCTGGCTCTGGGGCTGGAATTGGGACTGTGTTTGGGAGCCTCATCATTGGTTATGCCAG gaACCCTTCTCTGAAGCAACAGCTATTCTCCTACGCCATTCTGGGCTTTGCCCTCTCAGAAGCCATGGGACTCTTTTGCCTGATGGTGGCCTTTCTCATCCTCTTCGCCATGTGA